A stretch of Vicinamibacterales bacterium DNA encodes these proteins:
- a CDS encoding aconitase family protein has protein sequence MQIAKPAILKPGVTLDTLPAPRPADLAGGDASRTIRGKALVIWDPKHPGKKLDAIDTDQITPAADCVSESLETLDERWKAGSFRYLMPDFRARVHQGETFVVAGDRFAIGSSREMSPAGLKAIADEVGLEMVIICGHNMGDIFRRNSFNLGLHVVQSPEAVADANDGDEFTYETGSRQVVNVTQAKTYTPVPLSAKEDEIRQSGGIFAVGRREFRSSVERKPEVIFPDAEQARGMSTTAQIVWAHRVDKDAEVAPGATLRVYADLLPASDGTAPFSIHTFNQITGGNSILPRQAAVANDHFVFTGKADDDKQTGIGRQFAAFHDIKKPYYATPGDGIFHFYFPEQGLVLPGQFIPGADSHSRAYGAYGAVGMGVGSTTLGFGWSTGYIYFTMAGQRRVTFRGKLSSWVTGKDIVLELLRRWGARQSQGMSVELVDAGQQLPIAFRNTIANMMAEAEALNGIFAPDDITYAWYKAKGMTELPYPHFGCGPDAVFDIDEELVLNDIAPMIAKPFSPGNAFPAEDVARERIEFDKAMIGSCTNGSYDDLLSAALVLVAARAQGLTKVQKELVVFPGSGGVKLLIERPDPRLGGESIADVFRNAGGQIRASWCGPCFGQGSDALVKGQRAITSFNRNWQNRMGLGGEGYLASPSVVAASALAGYMAPPTELGLVWDPEKYGV, from the coding sequence ATGCAGATCGCGAAACCCGCCATCCTCAAGCCCGGCGTTACCCTCGACACCTTGCCTGCTCCGCGCCCCGCCGACCTGGCGGGCGGCGATGCCAGCCGGACCATCCGCGGCAAGGCCCTGGTGATCTGGGACCCGAAGCACCCCGGCAAGAAACTCGACGCCATCGACACCGACCAGATCACCCCGGCCGCCGACTGCGTGTCAGAGAGCCTGGAGACGCTGGACGAGCGGTGGAAGGCGGGCTCGTTCCGCTACCTGATGCCCGACTTCCGCGCCCGCGTCCATCAGGGCGAGACGTTCGTCGTGGCGGGCGATCGCTTCGCCATCGGCAGCTCCCGCGAGATGTCGCCGGCCGGCCTCAAGGCGATTGCCGACGAAGTGGGCCTCGAGATGGTGATCATCTGCGGCCACAACATGGGCGACATCTTCCGCCGCAACTCCTTCAACCTCGGCCTGCACGTCGTCCAGAGTCCTGAGGCGGTGGCCGACGCGAACGACGGCGACGAGTTTACCTACGAGACCGGTTCGCGCCAGGTCGTCAATGTCACCCAGGCCAAGACCTACACGCCGGTGCCGCTCAGCGCCAAGGAAGACGAGATCCGCCAGAGCGGCGGCATCTTCGCCGTCGGCCGCCGCGAGTTCCGCTCGTCGGTCGAGCGCAAGCCGGAAGTGATCTTCCCGGATGCAGAGCAGGCGCGCGGCATGTCGACGACGGCGCAAATCGTGTGGGCGCACCGCGTGGACAAGGACGCCGAGGTCGCACCGGGCGCCACGCTTCGCGTGTATGCGGATCTGCTGCCGGCCTCGGATGGCACGGCGCCCTTCTCGATCCACACCTTCAACCAGATCACCGGCGGCAATTCGATTCTTCCGCGCCAGGCCGCGGTGGCCAACGATCACTTCGTCTTCACCGGCAAGGCAGACGACGACAAGCAGACCGGCATCGGGCGGCAGTTCGCCGCGTTCCACGACATCAAGAAGCCGTACTACGCGACGCCGGGCGACGGCATCTTCCACTTCTACTTTCCGGAGCAGGGCCTCGTGCTGCCCGGCCAGTTCATTCCCGGCGCCGACTCGCACAGCCGCGCCTACGGCGCCTACGGCGCGGTCGGCATGGGCGTGGGCTCGACGACACTCGGGTTCGGGTGGTCGACCGGCTACATCTACTTCACCATGGCGGGGCAGCGGCGCGTGACCTTCCGCGGCAAGCTGAGCTCGTGGGTCACCGGCAAGGACATCGTGCTGGAGTTGCTGCGGCGCTGGGGCGCCAGGCAGTCGCAGGGCATGTCGGTGGAGCTGGTGGACGCCGGCCAGCAACTGCCCATCGCCTTCCGCAACACCATTGCCAACATGATGGCGGAGGCCGAGGCGCTGAACGGGATTTTCGCGCCCGACGACATCACCTACGCCTGGTACAAGGCCAAGGGCATGACGGAGTTGCCGTATCCGCACTTCGGCTGCGGCCCTGATGCGGTGTTCGACATCGATGAAGAGCTGGTATTGAACGACATCGCGCCGATGATCGCCAAGCCGTTCAGCCCCGGCAACGCGTTCCCGGCCGAAGACGTGGCGCGCGAGCGCATCGAGTTCGACAAGGCGATGATCGGGTCGTGCACCAACGGCAGCTACGACGACCTGCTCTCGGCGGCGCTGGTGCTGGTGGCGGCGCGCGCGCAGGGCCTCACCAAGGTGCAGAAAGAGCTCGTGGTGTTCCCGGGATCGGGCGGCGTCAAGCTGCTGATCGAGCGCCCCGATCCACGGCTGGGTGGTGAGTCGATTGCGGATGTGTTCCGCAACGCGGGTGGACAGATCCGCGCCTCGTGGTGCGGGCCATGCTTCGGGCAGGGCAGCGACGCGCTGGTCAAGGGACAGCGCGCGATCACCTCGTTCAACCGCAACTGGCAGAACCGCATGGGCCTTGGCGGCGAGGGCTATCTCGCATCGCCGTCGGTGGTGGCCGCTTCGGCACTGGCCGGTTACATGGCGCCGCCCACGGAGCTCGGACTCGTCTGGGACCCGGAGAAATACGGCGTCTAG
- a CDS encoding OsmC family protein: protein MSAGKQHLYPIRMTWTGNTGTGTANYRTYDRAHEYSVPGKPVIPGSSDPAFRGDGTRYNPEELLVMAMSSCHMLWYLHLCAEAKVIVTAYDDEAVGTLLEVAATGGHFTEIVLRPTVTLQAGSDAALAETLHQRAHHLCFVANSVNFPVRCEPRTLFA from the coding sequence ATGTCAGCCGGCAAACAGCACCTCTACCCCATTCGCATGACCTGGACCGGCAACACCGGCACCGGCACCGCGAACTACCGCACCTACGACCGCGCGCACGAGTATTCGGTGCCGGGCAAGCCGGTCATTCCCGGGTCGTCCGACCCCGCCTTTCGCGGCGACGGCACGCGCTACAACCCGGAAGAGCTGCTGGTCATGGCGATGTCGTCGTGCCACATGCTGTGGTACCTGCACCTGTGCGCCGAGGCGAAGGTCATCGTCACGGCCTACGATGACGAAGCGGTGGGGACGCTGCTTGAAGTGGCAGCGACCGGAGGCCACTTCACCGAGATCGTGCTGCGGCCAACGGTGACACTGCAGGCCGGCAGCGACGCCGCGCTCGCGGAGACGCTGCACCAACGTGCGCATCACCTGTGCTTCGTCGCCAACTCGGTCAACTTTCCGGTTCGCTGTGAGCCGCGGACTCTATTCGCGTAG